The DNA segment ACTTTAAAAATTCGCATTAATTCGCGACAATTCGATGACCAAGACTGTAATAAAAATAGAAAACCTATCCAAAATATACCGCCTGGGTGAAGTAGGCACAGGAACCTTGTCCCACGACCTCAACCGTTGGTTTAAGATGAACCTACTGGGGCAAGACGACCCCTATGCCAAGGTAGGTCAGGTAAACGACCGCACCCAGAAAGCCGAGAAAGGAGAATTAGTTGCCGCCCTACGCGACATCAACCTGGAAGTCAAACAAGGCGAGGTGCTAGGTATCATTGGTAAAAACGGAGCAGGAAAATCCACCCTCCTCAAGCTACTCTCCCGCGTCACCTCCCCCACCACCGGTAGCATCAAAGTAAAAGGCCGATTAGCCTCCCTGTTGGAAGTAGGCACCGGCTTTCACCCTGAGATGACTGGACGGGAGAATATATATATGAACGGCACCATCATGGGCATGCGTAAATGGGAGATAGACCGAAAGCTGGATGAGATAGTGGACTTTGCCGGCGTAGCCAAATACCTGGACACCCCCACCAAACGCTATAGCAGCGGCATGACCGTACGCCTTGGATTCGCCATCGCCGCCCACCTGGAACCAGAGATACTGGTAGTAGATGAAGTATTGGCCGTAGGCGATGCCGAATTTCAAAAGAAGGCCATCGGTAAAATGCAGGATGTGAGTACCAATGATGGTAGGACTGTGTTGTTTGTGAGTCATAATATGGCAAGTATTACACAATTATGCACAAAAGGTTTTATACTAGAAAACGGTCAATCAGCATATCAAGGTTCAACTGACGATGCGATCAATTATTATTTATCTAACTCAAAAAATAATAATGACAAAAACATTGAGCAACGTGCCGATAGAATAAATGGTAGTAATTTTAGATTTACAGAATTGGTTCTAAAAACCAGAGATAATAAAATTATTGAAAATGCAACTAGCGGATTACCCATAAAACTAAAAATAAGCTACTCATTAAAACACCCTTTAAAAAATGTTTCTATAAGAGCTCTATTTATAAACAATAAAGGGCAGGAACTATTTCTATGTAACAATGCATTTTGTGATAAAAGAATCGACATTGAAAAAAATGGTACAATTACCTACTTTATACCCAAATTACCATTACCTGATGGCCAATACTATATACAGCTAACTGCTTATTCTGAAAATGGAATTGAAGATGACATTGAAGGAGCTTATGAGTTAAATGTTGATATAGGAGATTACTATAACACGGGAAAAGTCCCTGTGAAAAAAGATGGTTTATATATTGACCATAACTGTACCTATGATTAAATACCGAACGCGAATACAAGACTCAAAACTATAAAATGCAAACTATAAAAAACATTCTCCCACTATTCATAAAAGAACCGATTGAAGAATACCAACGAAGAAAGTATTGCGCCAATAAATACAAAGGCGAAGAACTAAAACAACCAGGCACCTATTACTCTCTTAATGCATTTGATTTTTACAAATGTATCTTTATACATGTACCTAAAGCAGCAGGTGTATCCATTAATAAAACTTTATTTGGAAACCTTGCCGGAGGTCATTACACTGTAAAAGATTATCAAAACATATACAAACCTTCGACGTTAAAAAAATACTTTAAATTCACCATTGTTCGCAATCCTTATGACAGACTTTTTTCTGCTTACACGTTCTTGAAAAAAGGTGGTTTTAATAAAAAAGATGCAGAATGGGTCAACAACAATCTTAGAGATATTCATAGTTACGAGCAATTTGTAAAAGAGTGGTTAACAACCGAACATGCCTATACTAAAAACCACTTTACACCTCAATACGAATACCTCATTAACAATAACGGAGACATTGGAGTTGACTTTATAGGCAAGCTAGAAACCATAGATGAAGATTTTCTTACCATTTGCAATAAAATAGGCGTAAAGCGTGAATTAGTGCATGCCAATAAAACAGGCCCCAGAGAAAAAGTAGTACTCGATACTGAAATGAAAAAAATGATACAAGAAGTCTATGCCAAGGACTTTGAACTCTTAAACTATTCGTATGACTACTAAGTCAAACTTTATCACCATTATTGTTTGCACCTACAACCGTGCTGACATACTTAAAGAATGCTTAGAAGCCCTTTTTAACCAAACAGCATCTCAAAATTCATATGAGGTATTGGTAGTAGACAACAATTCACACGACCATACCAAACAACTAGTAGAGAGTTTTCAGCTTACACATACCAACTTACGTTATTACCT comes from the Saccharicrinis fermentans DSM 9555 = JCM 21142 genome and includes:
- a CDS encoding sulfotransferase family 2 domain-containing protein, producing the protein MQTIKNILPLFIKEPIEEYQRRKYCANKYKGEELKQPGTYYSLNAFDFYKCIFIHVPKAAGVSINKTLFGNLAGGHYTVKDYQNIYKPSTLKKYFKFTIVRNPYDRLFSAYTFLKKGGFNKKDAEWVNNNLRDIHSYEQFVKEWLTTEHAYTKNHFTPQYEYLINNNGDIGVDFIGKLETIDEDFLTICNKIGVKRELVHANKTGPREKVVLDTEMKKMIQEVYAKDFELLNYSYDY
- a CDS encoding ABC transporter ATP-binding protein; translation: MTKTVIKIENLSKIYRLGEVGTGTLSHDLNRWFKMNLLGQDDPYAKVGQVNDRTQKAEKGELVAALRDINLEVKQGEVLGIIGKNGAGKSTLLKLLSRVTSPTTGSIKVKGRLASLLEVGTGFHPEMTGRENIYMNGTIMGMRKWEIDRKLDEIVDFAGVAKYLDTPTKRYSSGMTVRLGFAIAAHLEPEILVVDEVLAVGDAEFQKKAIGKMQDVSTNDGRTVLFVSHNMASITQLCTKGFILENGQSAYQGSTDDAINYYLSNSKNNNDKNIEQRADRINGSNFRFTELVLKTRDNKIIENATSGLPIKLKISYSLKHPLKNVSIRALFINNKGQELFLCNNAFCDKRIDIEKNGTITYFIPKLPLPDGQYYIQLTAYSENGIEDDIEGAYELNVDIGDYYNTGKVPVKKDGLYIDHNCTYD